GTAAAGCTGTGCCACATGTAAATCAGGCTGCCATAGTACAATAAAAAAATCGGTGTTTTTACTATTCATGCCTTGAAAATGAGACCCGGCAATATCTACTTTTAATATCTACCGAGTAAGTAGCCTGGGAGCCACAGCGTCTGTACGTGGATTCTTATTTTCAGAGCCCCCTGGATGCTTGACTCGTTTTCTGCAGTCCTGACCAAAAGCTTAACAGTTCCCCCTTAAATGTTCGCTCCCCCTCACCGTCTAACTTCCAACGCCCGGGGCCTGCGCCCAGCAAATGGGGTCTATAGGGAAACTTGCTTACTTACTCTCTGCACTGAGGTTGTTTTACCACCTAGTGGTAAAACACCTAGTGGTAAAACAACCCCCATATATTTATGGGGGATGGGGACTCTGATTAGAATAGTCCATAGCTAACAAACATCACAATGAAGGAATGGGTCTCCACTGGGAGAGGGGAGTGTCGTTTTTCATCAGACCTCAGAGTACAGGGTACGGAGCTGGTGTGTGTATTTCTCAGCTTCTGCCTCAATAGTAGGTTGGTTGGGGTCAGTACTGCGTAACATAAGGGTCCGGGCAGTGAGCCAGAACCACTCAAAAATGGAAACATGGGAAGAATGTAATCCCTGTGAAAATCATGCCAAATCCATGGAGAGATTAGAGAATGCTTCTGAAATATAACAATTTTGGAGCGAGACAATAATCCCATTTATTCAAGTTGTTTTCCCTCTTATTTAGTTTTTGTTCCATATCGTTTAACCCAGTAGCTGTGCCACTGAGGAATTCTGGTTGCCATAGATATTTGAAGGTGAAAGGGTCACAGTGTTGTCATAGTGAGAGCCAAGGGACCGAAGTCAAATTCCTTGTTtgttcgcaaacctggccaataaagctgaatctgaatctgaatctgaatctgaatagtGGTGCCAAACCTAATTGTAGCCCAAACTCTGCAACAACACTTAATTCCAACACTTTTAGTGGTCGGTATGGATGCCATCCATGGGGTAAAAGGAATAATTAATAGATGAGCTGGGATATATGAAAGAgcaaaacacagagagacatctgTTTCTTTGTAACTCCCTGTCGCGTGCTTATTATTACatgtaattattatttgaatgattATTTCTTAAGTGTTACTTTTATTCAAAAAATTTCGCATATGAAAACACTTGTTTAGtttagcttttttttatttcaaacatgTTCGAGTAATACAACAAAATAtactgaaaaacaaacaaatccaaTGAGAATagtcaaaacaacaataacaatagtcAAAACAAAAGTAATAATGTGAACCAAACATGTACGAAAAGGAGTAGGATGAAGCAAATGCTTATTTAAACCTACCCCCTCCCCACTGCTCAATTAACTTACTAACTTATCTTTCTCCATAAACATACATATTTACataatacatatttaaaaaaaatagaaacttaatagattaaataaacaaatatataaaacatttatCATTTATGAAAACACCTGATTATTAAATCCCTTCTTCCTCCCTGTACCTTGTGAAAACCTTGTGTTTGTACCGCTTCTTAAACTGGATCATGCTTGGACATTGCTTGAGCTCCACAGCCTCACTCCACAAACTGAAATACAAAAACTTTTTAATGTTGTACGTGCCCGCTGATGTCTTAAATTGAACTCACCCTTCAGATTATAACCCCCAACTCTGTAAAAAAACAATTTTTGAATATTTCCAGGAAGTAGATTATTGCGTTTATTGCTTTGTACATGATTTGTGCTGTTTGGAAAGGAACCAGGTCAGTGAATTTTAAGGTTTTTGATTTTAAGAATAGTGAATTTGTGTGATCTCCATAACCAGTATTATGAATTATTCTTATAGCTCTTTTCTGCAGTATGGATAGAGATTGTATTGTACATGTATAAGTATTGCCCCATACCTCTGCACAGTATTGTAAATATGGTAAAATCAGTGAACAGTAGAGGATGTGGAGTGATTTGTGGTCAAGaatgttaagttaagttaagtcctttattcaaccctttttagggggaaattctttctctgcttttgacccatccgggtagccggtgaaacacattcacacacagaggtccacacacatgggggcacacacatgggggcacacacatgggggcacaccggcactaccggagcagtgggctgccgcggtgcagcgcccggggagcaggtgggggtttcagtTGCCTCGCTCAAGGGCACTTCATCCGTGGATTTTTTCAGGATTCGAACTGGACTGGTAACtccagttaccagtccaactccttcaccagtatgccacggatgcCCCCAATGTGTTTTGCTTTACTCAGAACTGAAATGCCTCTTGACAGTTTGCATTGTACATGCTTTATATGAGACTTCCAGTTTATTTTATCATCAATTGTTACCCCAAGAAACTTGTTTTCACATACTCTTTCAACATCCAAACTATCTACTTGTAACTGTACTTGTGTATTCTTGTTGCAATTGCCGAATAACATGAATTTGGTTTTACTTTTGTTTAACGATAATTTGTTTGCACATTTCAGTAGTGATCCTCCCCAGTAGTTCATATAAAACCCCCCCAGAACAAAAAATACTAGTGTAATCTGCAAATAATACTAAACTTTGCATATGTCATTCATGTAAAGTATAAAACGTTTTGGACCTAATACTGATCCCTGTGGGACGCCACAAGCAATGTCCAAGCATGACGATGAATGTTCCCCCAACTTCACAAATGGTTTTCTGTTACTTAAATAACTTCTCGCCCAGTGCAATACTAACCCCCTGATCCCACCCCCTGATAATTTATTGATTAATATGTTATGATTAATTGTATCAAAAGCTTTTTTGAGATCTATGAATACTCCAACTGAATGCAGTTTGTGATTTATAGTGTTTGTGATCTCCTCAATTGATTCTGTTAATGCCAGTGATGTTGAGCTGTTTGCTCCAAATCCATATTGGCTGTCAGAAAGTaatttatgtttgtttatgaATTTGTCTAATCTGTTATTGAATAGTTTTTCTAGAATTTTGAAGAATTTTGGATGTAAAGAAACTGGCCTGTAATTTGTGAAGTGGTGTCTATCCCCAGTTTTAAACAGCGTCACAACTTTAGctatttttatgtttattggAAAATAATCCGGTTTGTAATGATAAATTACAGATTTATGTAAGTGGTTCAGAAATCCCCTCAATGACCTTTTTTACAACTTTCATATCAATTTCATCTGAATCAATAGATGTAAGATTATCATTCCAATCCTCAGATGACAATTGATCTGGAATTTGACTTGCCAGGTTTGGtccaatatttacaaaaaaaataataaagctgTTGACCACATCGTCCATATGGTcctttttaatattattattatcaataaaatattgagGGTAGCTCTGTTGTTTAGCATTACATTTAATAATACTGTTTAATATGTCCCATATTCCTTTAATATTGCTTttgttataatataatattttactATAGTATTCTTTCCTACATACCCTTATAATATTGGTTaacttgtttttattgtttttatatttcTATTTCTTTTCTAATAAGTTATCAATGACAGTTTTGTTCTACTACTATATAATTCAAGTTATTTTCCACATGCACAGCCACTCCTCCTCCATTCTTGTTCTTTCTGTTTACACAGTGAAGTTCATATCCCTCCAGTTCAAAATCCATTCCTTTATCTGTATTGATCCACGTTTCTGATATCGCAATTATTTTAactgtttttttatattgactAAATATTCCTTGATGTTATTGAAGTTTGCATATAGACTTCTGCTATTGAAATGAATTATAGAAAATTTGCTTTGCTGTCCGTTTGAATGGTCTGATTGTACTGTTCAGCTGAGTTATAGCAGCAGACAGCAGTTGTTGTCCGGGTCTATATCGTGCTCCAAGTCCATTGTGTGACACTGTAATACATAACAGGCATAACATTTTATTCACACTAGATGGCGCAAATGTACATTTACCCGAAATGTGACACGGCAGTTACCATGGTGATGACGCCATTCATTGGCCACACCACACTAACACACCCCTGACAACATAGACGATGTCAAGTAATCTCATCGAAATTGTAAGTTAACCGGCGGCATATATCATAGTCCTTTTCTGTCACTTAATCATCATAATAAGCACAGCTTGTTAAACACATGCAGCGTTCTGAACACACCGTTGTCAGAATGCGGCCATCAGTTGTCTTCCATTACCCATCATGCATCGCTTTATTGTGTCTAGTAGTTCAGGGAGACGTGAAGACGACGCAGCCGCCCTCTGATTCCAACGGTCGAGGAGCTCCAGCGTGCGACAGCATTGGAGACATGCATAGTAAAGGAGCGCGTGCCTAGCTGGTGGGGCTCGGCGACGCGGCAGCACACCTCGACCGTCCGCAGAGCGCTCGACCCGGCAGCACGTCTCGACCGTCCGCAGAGCACTGGACCAGCTGACGGGGCTCGGCGACCAGCACCCGACCAGCGGTGCCTCTTCAAGCCGGGGGGGTGAGTTAGACGCTACGTACAGTGTTGGCCTCTATCACTGCTTCTCCAGTCCTAGTAAGCCCTGGTGAGAGTGGCTAACTAGGGCCCGAGAAGCCGGAGGGGCGAGTTAGACGCTATGTACAGTGTTGGGCTTCTCCAGCCCTAGATAGCCCCTCGGCTAACTAGCACGGCTCGCTTTGCATCCGCTGACATTGGACAGCTCCTCCTCTCTATCCGCGTTATCCACTACCTCGCTAGGCTAACGGCTAGCTGCGTTATTGATGTGGTGATATCAACTCATGCAGTATTACAACAAGGCGGTGACAGTAACGTTAGGAGCGTCTTCTAGGCCAGTTGTTTACGAAGACAACCGTTCAATGTGATAATTACAGATGTCGTCATGTTTGTCATTAGCCTTGAAGTGAATGattagtggaggaggaggtgattgtTGGCTCTGTGTCTCGGCGCCAGTGTCTATTAATGAAGCAAGGAGTGGGGAGCGTTCAGGGTGCTGTCCGCAATGCAGGTGCTGAAATTAAAGTATCCGCCTTATTCACGTCCGGCTCGTTATAGCTATGTAGCTAGAGGATATTGTCTTGGGTTCTtctgtgttgtggttgtttagttttttttttattgcgtcGTTCATGTTGTAATTAGTTGAATGCTTTTGTAGGCTGTTTTAGGGTCTGCTTTCAGTTTCAAAACATAGTATACATCTTGCTCCACACCGCAAGTCAATAACTTAGTAGAAGATGCATCGATTAGATCTAACTGGTATCCCTTGAACACTGGAGTTAATTTAGATTGTTTAGAGACCAAATCCAATTTGGTGGATATCTATTATGCAAATATTATCCTGTTTGGACGACAGGAGAAGCACAAGCTAAAGCTTGTTGTGGCTCAGGATGGGGAGCTAGTGTGTCATGCTGCTGCAGTTCATGGATTATTTATGTGCCCTGTGTGAGGAAATGCTGGTTGTGTATTATgaaggaaaggaaagagaggGTGCACAGTGGGGttacaaacaaaaaataagaTAAGCTTTTCCCTCATAAAAAAACACCCTcctgattccggaaatgattctAAGGGGACCTAAATCAATTCATGGACCAACAGAAGACATTTATTTTGTTAGGTTAATTGTGCTAATGGACAGTTATTGAGTGAATGGGGTGGAGAGATGTTGTCATCGTTCTCGGAGGGAGACACTCCTCCGTCAGGCTGTGGATTATCCCTCAAGCCGTTGGGatggatatggatatggatGTGGATGTGTTGAGGCGTCTCTGCATTTTTGACTTAGGAGAGAGGGTTGACTTAAGGGTGAGGATTACGTTTAATTTTAGTTATACACTATAACTCACTACAGGTGAGGGTATTTTGTAGCCAATAACTAAATACTAATGAGATTCAGGAAAACAAGATTTAACTGTGAGAGGTGCGTCCGAGAAAGCGGGTGACGCAGGATCTATTATTGATGAGCACCAGCTGATGATGTAAGCGAGAGAAGCTCTAGGATGTTTTATTGAAGCACACTCATGCATCGTTCAGAGGAGagcagaagaggagaggagtaaaCAGGAGGATAAGGAGGTGAGTAGTGAGACGATGAGAGGTGAGGCtggggcagagaggggaggagaaatgAAGGGGACAGGGGTGGAGAGGACAGGGCAGGGACGCGATGAGGAGAGgtgatgagaggaagagagaaaagaaggaagGAGACGCAAGGAGATGAGAGGAAATGAGAAGAAAGAAGGGGACAGGACATGAAAAGAGAGAAGATGAGTGGGAACGAAAAGAGGGAAGAGGTCAGGAGAGGATAAGAGATaagaagaaagaagagagaagagagaagaggataGAAGATAGAAGAGGataggggagaaagagagcatgGGAAAGGAGTGGCAAGGCGTGGCTTTCTACGGCAGGGtcgtggtggggggaggggggaatcgATGTGCTCTGGACTCTGCCCTGGcctgggagagggtgagaggaggaaACCACCCAGATGGCTAGTCTCTTTGTACCCTTCAGAGGACCAGAGCCTCCACTAAAGTAGAGGGCAACAGAGAGTGGGTGGATGTTGGCGTCTGAAGGTAGGGTTATTGTGTTGATACGTCTGTTTTGAGGATAACTATCATCCATCTGCGTAACTGCTGAGGCTTTACTATAGATCAGATATCAAGGAGTAGTATACATCGGATCAGAATCTTAGTAAGGAGTCCTCTGACTCGCATGTTTACGTATTTACTATTCAATGTATTCCCGACCCATATTccatttttgcaaaaaaaaaaaaagctcattCGCTTGGAGCCATTATTGGCATCTGATGAGGATGGATTGTGTTTGGAGATTATCCTGTTGTTCGGTCTCTCTCACAGACAGAGCAGAACGCTGGCACCACACTGAAGTCTCCATTCCAAATGTGTGGTCAGAAAGGAATTAAAGTCAATCataatctctttctctctgtcacactctctctcgctctctctctctctctctgtcacactctctctctctctctctctctctctctctctctctctctctctctctctctctctctctctctctctctctctctctctctctctctctctctctctctcgctcactctctcgctctctgtcgctctctgttgccctctctctcacccctgaTCCCAAGGGCCAGTGCGTGGGCCCAAGCACAGCCGGCCATGGCGTCCGCTAACGTCAGCCTGGAGAACCAGCTGCAGAGCGCCCAGAAGAACCTGCTCTTCCTCCAGCAGGACCATGCCACCACGCTGAAGGGGCTCCACGCCGAGATCAAAAGACTACAGCAGCACTGTACAGGTGACTGCTTCCCCCCATGCAAATGACTGGTATACGGTACACATAGAGGGGCTTCAGAGGGGGATACTGGATATATCACCGTCTGGAATCATCAGACGGAGAGCCAGCCAATGAATGATGCCTTATATGTACTCCATATGGAGCAATACCATTATCACACAAGAAGAAGGCTTTTCATGTGCAGTCTTCTGATCTGGGAGCAGTGAACTAACCAGTGTTGCATGGTGCGTGATGGGCGCGGCAGAGAGATTCAATCTGAATCTGGGTATTAGCGATTTGCATGATAGGTTGATGATCTCCATGGAGTTTCATCATGATAAGTGCCTTATTGCATTAAACTTACATTGACATAAGCATCAATAGCTAAAAGGAAATCCGCATGCTTTATCATCAGATTTGTTTTTTAGTCAGTTTTGTCTCCTGGTTTTGCTGAAGTCGCTGTGTAATTGTATTTACGTGTATGCCAAATTTGTTACTTGAAAGGACCCTTCTCATGTGTCCCTGTTGAAGAGTGTGGGAACGGTTTCCTTCCtgttagagagtgagagaacaacCCGACTCCAACTGAACACGGGCCTGTGCAGCACTTTGAGATTATATTTGTGATGGTTAGATaaagtgttgtttatattaAGGAGATATTATTGACAAAGACACCCATGCAGTGGCTCTAGTTTCCTAGTATGCTATGTATTAGAGACCAGCATGTGGACTCAAAACAAACGCCAGCCTTCCTGATGTGTTTCTACCATGGCTGTCTTTCTGACCATCACATGCTGTCTCTCCATAGACCTGACATACGAGCTGACTGTGAGGAGCTCTGACCCTTCAGGTAAGACCCCTCACCTCACAGCACACCcgtatatacacaaacacatcagcAACACAGTTCACCCTTTCTAGTGTGTCAAGCTGTGAGACCAATGCAGGGGTTCCCATCCTTGGGGTCGTGATGCCACTCAGTCCCCTGTCATGTGCACAGGGTCACAGGGGATTGCTGACACAAGCTGTGCATCGATGACCCGGCTAACTATGATGTACCGTATTTTCCTTTAGGAGAGTGACACTTTAATTTAGCTGGGGCTAGCTAGACAAAACCCAACATGTACTGTCGTGCAGTGCACAGCCCTCTCTCCTGGTTAcacagcaaccccccccccccccccgacacacacgcTGTAACCATCATGAACATGACCCTCACAGCCCAGGCAGGCACTTTGGTACCAGACGTGGCTACGCCCCACACAGCACCTACCAtactctgtcagtctgtccttAGATGGAAAGATAAGTATCCAGGCTCTACCCCTGGAATGGCTGTTCTGAGCAGGGACAGGGAACAAATTATGAATTAAAAACAATCCGTGGGCTCCAGTTGATTTAATTTACCAGGGCTCCACTAGCTTGATACCCACCCCTCCCTtcacacatgtttgtgtgtctgtgagaccTCATGGCCGGACCCTGCGTCAGGCAGCAAGCTGCCTCAGCTGCTCCAGATGGGGGACATCAGAGACTgacgatctcacacacacacacccaccccgcCCAACATCAACACTATTGCAAATCACCGACACGTTTCAGCCCTAAAACAACTGGGTGCGAAACCTGGACATTCGTCAGGATGCAGCAATGATTTCAGGTCATCAAGAACAGGTTTTTGAAACGGACCCCTATTTTTATATCTATGTCATATGTATAAACATATTTGGCACTAATTTCAGGGCTCGTGAGGTGCATATAATGGAGGATGTTGGGGACAGAgtaggtggagggggggggaaaggcatTAAGATAACAGGGATGAAGGTCAGCGATGAGGCCTGGGCTCTCTAGCAGATCTGTAATATGAGACTggagattctgtgtgtgtgtgtgtgtgtgtgtgtgtgtgtgtgtgtgtgtgtgtgtgtgtgtgtgtgtgtgtgtgtgtgtgtgtgtgtgtgtgtgtgtgtgtgtgtgtgtgtgtgtgtgtgtgtgtgtgtgtgtctctctgctgcAGAtgagtcccccctccccccctgctaaCATCAGCTGATGTCCCCCACTGCCTGTTGTCTCACTCAATGGCCGTCTGTGGTCGGGCTCACATGAATAACCTGATTATAGCCTATGTGCGCAGCAGCAATGGGGTGATTCAGATGCTGATGTTAACCGTATATCTCTGTTACAGTAAGGGATGCATGTAGCCCATTATGAACAATTGCATTGTTACCAAAATATGGATCAGTCCTAATAATAAATGGGCATATGTTGTGCCAGAGTGAGCGTGAATTAAAAATCCGTTGTTGACATGTTTCGCACCATTATTCACAAGTAGTGAAGCTGAGAGAATCTCAGAGGCGATACGTGGGGAACACTTGAGTATCACACCACCAGAGTCTGCATGCTGAGCAGCTGAGGAAGCCCGGAATCCAAGCATTTCATGGCCTAATGATTTCATGCTCATTATTAATTTAAAGGGTCCCTGCAAAAACACCATTAATCGCTGTTAGCGGATGAGTCTGCGTTACTATATCcgctgtgtatatatgtgtgggtgggtggttgtgtgtgtgtgtgtgtgtgtgtgtgtgtgtgtgtgtgtgtgtgtgtgtgtgtgtgtgtgtgtgtgtgtgtgtgtgtgtgtgtgtgtgtgtgtgtgtgtgtgtgtgtgtgtgtgtgtgtgtgtgtgtggctacttCCTTAGCATTGGTCTGCTGGCACTTTGCCATGTTATTTGAACACGCATACATTTACTGGTTTACCATGTATACCATATTACCATGCTGCGTGTCTCATATGGTTTGTAcattgtgcattgtgtgtgtgtgtgcgtgtgtgtgtgtgtgtgtgtgcgtgtgctcgctGCTGTACAGACAGCAGCGAGGTGCGTGGCAGGGAGCTCCAGAGGAGGTGCGAGGAGCTGGAGGGCGAGCTGAAGCAGAAAGAGGTGGAGAACCGGGAGCTGCTGCGCGACCTGGAGCAGAAGAACGCCATGATCTGCGTGCTGGAGAACACCATCAAGGAGCGCGAGAAGAAGTacctggaggagctgaagatCAAGAGCCACAAGCTGGCGCTGCTGTCCGGGGAGCTGGAGCAGCGGGCCGGCACCATCGCCTACCTCACCTCCCAGCTGCACTCCACCAAGAAGAAGCTGCTGGCCGGCAGCTCCTCGGAGGCCAGCCCCAACAGCAGCCCCGTGGCCTCCTGCTACAAGCCcacgcccccgcccgcccccgcctccgcctccgccaaGGAGCGCCACGCCCCCGACACGCCCCGCCGCCGCATGAAGAAGAGCCTCTCGCAGCCGCTGCACCCCGAGGTGACGGAGGTGTACCGCCTGGGCCAGGACGGCTCCCGGCGGCCC
The Gadus macrocephalus chromosome 6, ASM3116895v1 DNA segment above includes these coding regions:
- the ccdc92 gene encoding coiled-coil domain-containing protein 92 — translated: MASANVSLENQLQSAQKNLLFLQQDHATTLKGLHAEIKRLQQHCTDLTYELTVRSSDPSDSSEVRGRELQRRCEELEGELKQKEVENRELLRDLEQKNAMICVLENTIKEREKKYLEELKIKSHKLALLSGELEQRAGTIAYLTSQLHSTKKKLLAGSSSEASPNSSPVASCYKPTPPPAPASASAKERHAPDTPRRRMKKSLSQPLHPEVTEVYRLGQDGSRRPVLREAVDAMPDPTPFLRAAREPLEPQMMRERPALIPPIASERPPSGSSPRHSPARQHRVHVGVAHRIPHGAPPPAPPPPPQVELETLAVDQVNGGKVVRKRSETDRTV